A window of Hevea brasiliensis isolate MT/VB/25A 57/8 chromosome 14, ASM3005281v1, whole genome shotgun sequence contains these coding sequences:
- the LOC131172989 gene encoding uncharacterized protein LOC131172989, with protein sequence MATGNLSLLTPQVFTGENYQIWSVKMQSYLEAFDLWEVVVEDRPVAPLPPNPTLAQIKAHSEEKTKKFKAKTLIQNSVGDSVFPRIMACQTAKKAWDRPKVEYQGSDRTRQMQILNLKRDFESLSMQEDESIAKYSDRISLIVNKIRLLGEDFPDNRIVEKVLLTLIERYESKISSLEESKDLSTISLAELMNALQAQEQRRALRQDKQTEGAFHVQNQQPSKGKKTLQ encoded by the coding sequence ATGGCAACCGGCAACCTTTCCTTGTTAACTCCACAAGTTTTCACTGGTGAAAACTATCAAATTTGGTCAGTGAAGATGCAATCTTACTTAGAGGCATTTGATCTATGGGAGGTTGTAGTTGAAGATAGGCCAGTGGCTCCACTACCACCAAACCCTACCTTGGCACAAATCAAGGCCCACTCTGAAGAAAAGACCAAAAAGTTCAAAGCCAAGACACTTATTCAAAATTCTGTGGGAGATTCAGTCTTCCCTAGGATCATGGCATGCCAAACTGCTAAAAAAGCATGGGACAGGCCAAAAGTTGAGTACCAAGGAAGTGATAGAACTAGACAGATGCAAATCTTGAACCTGAAAAGGGACTTTGAGTCTCTAAGCATGCAAGAAGATGAATCCATCGCCAAATATTCTGATAGAATTTCATTGATTGTTAACAAAATCAGGTTGCTTGGTGAAGATTTTCCTGATAACAGGATTGTTGAAAAGGTTCTTTTGACACTTATAGAAAGGTATGAGTCTAAAATCTCCTCTCTTGAAGAGTCCAAGGATCTCTCCACCATTTCTCTTGCAGAATTAATGAATGCTCTTCAGGCACAAGAGCAAAGGAGGGCCTTGAGACAAGACAAACAAACTGAAGGTGCCTTTCATGTGCAAAACCAGCAGCCTAGCAAAGGAAAAAAAACTCTTCAATAA